A stretch of DNA from Mucilaginibacter daejeonensis:
GAACTACCTGCGCGAGCTGCAGACTCTGACCGGCCTGGCCGACACCTATGGCGCTGCCAACAGCAAGGAGGCGCTCTTTTATTTTAATGAAGCCTTGCAACTGGTGAGGGAAAAGGGGGCCCGCAAACAGCAGCTCGAGATACTGGGCCGCATGTCTGAACTGTACAAGCACGACCGTAACTTTGAAGTGGCGTTAAAGCTAAAGGAAGAGCAGAACGCACTGGCCGATAGTTTTTTTTATAAGGCCATGTCAAAGCAGGTGGTCAGCCTTCAGGCCGAGTACCAGTTATATCGTTCGCGGGCTAAGGTTCGGGAACTTAAACAGCAGAACAGCAGCCAGATATGGCAGCGTAACTTCTACATTGGTTTAAGTGGCGCATCGGTGTTCACAATATTTGTGATCGCCTTTTATTTCTTCCGTACACGTAAACTTAACAAGCTGCTCAATGTGGCCAATACTGATCTGATCGAGTCGAACCTGGTAAAGGATAAGCTATTCTCGGTATTGGCGCATGACCTGCGTGCACCATTTGCCTCGGTGATCGATCTGATGTATCTGCTGGAGGATGATGACGTTGAACCGGAGGAAAGAAAAGCCTTGATGAAAAAGCTGACCACTGCGAGCAACGTTACTTTAGAGACACTCAATATGCTGCTGAAGTGGGGCGAGATGCAGATCAAAGGGGTGAAGCTTAACACCATGATCTTCCAGCCCAAGCCAGCCGTGGCCAGGGTGCTGGGCCTGATCGCCTCTAATGCTGAGAAGAAGCATGTACGCGTGAAAGACCTGGTAGACCCTACGCATACCATCATGGTGGACTCAAATCACTTCGAATTTGTGGCGCGTAACCTGCTATCCAACGCTTTAAAATTTACCCCGTCGGGTGGATCGATACAGATCAGTTCGCGCGTTAACGAGGTTAGCGGCGAGGTCATCTTTTCGGTGAAGGATAGTGGTGTGGGCATTAAGGCCGAACGATTGGCCCGCATTTTTGATATTGGCAATGCCAGTACCAAAGGTACAAATAACGAGACCGGTACCAGCCTTGGCTTGGTGATCTGTAAAGAATTTATAGAGCTGAACAAGGGCCGTATATGGGTAGAGAGCATCATTAAACAGGGCTCAACTTTTCACTTCTCGTTGCCACTATTTAAGGTCACTACACCCACACCGCCCATCATTATCCCTACAGAGCGGACAACCGGCGAAGCCCATACTTAAGCTTTGACCACCAACTGCGCGGTATTGCGGCTTAGCTGCTCCAGCAGGATCTGCTTGCCTTGTGCCAATTGTTGTAGTTCCTCCGCCTTATAATGACGTAAGGTGATCAGCGATAGATCATCGTTATACTTCACATTAAAATTGGCCCTCAGATCGGTCAATAAGCGTTCGAATCGTTCGGGCACCAGGTCAAAGCATACCGAAAGGCTCAGTGCCGAGGTTTGCATCACACTGACCTTGATCTGGTTGTTGGCGAATAATTGATATACGGCGCTAAGCTGATGCTCAGTAATGAACGAATGATCTTTTGCCGATACCGATAAGAGCACCTGACGTGGCTTAATAATAATGATCGGCTTCTCGAATGCGTCTGGCCCTGACTCACTGATCACCGTGCCAGGGGCATCGGGCTCATTAAATGACCGTACCAGCAATGGGATGCCGGCGTTCTGCAACGGTTTGATCGTTTTAGGATGGATCACCGTAGCGCCGTAATACGTCATCTCGATGGCTTCAGTGTAGGATAGGCGATCGAATTTTACCGTATCATTGAATAACTTAGGGTCGGCGTTAAGAATGCCTGGTACGTCTTTCCAGGTGGTTAACGAAGTAGCGTTAAGACATGCCGCAAATATCGATGCCGTGTAGTCGGATCCCTCGCGGCCTAGGGTGGTCGTAAAGTTCTCTGATGTGCCCCCTAAAAATCCTTGGGTCACTACGATACTCTTAGACAGCATAGCCGGCAATTCGGACTGAATAGAGATGCAGGTCTTGTCCCAGTCCACCACGCCCTCGCGGTACGTATTATCAGTATGGATGTAACCTCGCACGTCCAGCCAGCGGCTGGTAATGCCGGTGTGTGCCAGGTAGGCGTTCACGATGCGGGTCGAAAGGAGTTCGCCTACTGACACCAGCTGATCATAAATAAAATCATAGGTATCTACAGGCTCATCTTCCAGCATCCAATCGATCTCTACAAATGTATTGTTGATCTCGTCGAATACCGGGTGCTGATCGCCGAACAGTTCATGAACGATCTGATAGTGATAGTTCTTGATGCCATCGTAAAGCTCATGCACGTTATCAGCTTGGTCAAAGTAGGCCTTGGCCAGCTCTTCCAGCGCGTTGGTGGTCTTGCCCATGGCCGACACCACGATCAGCAATTGTTCGTCCTGATAGCGTTTAACTATGGCGGCCAGGTTGGCCACGCCCGCTGCATCCTTTACCGATGCACCTCCAAATTTGAATACCAGCATTTATTTAGTGTATCGTGCGGTCACGGTGCCCGGCTGTATCAACGTTTTGATCTGTGCGTAAGGCACATCAACGGTGGTTTGCCCGGCGGCATATGGTTTGATCTCGTACTGATTGTATAGGAACGTTAATCCAAGAGGGGTGATCAAAAAGTTCTTGTTCAGCGCGAATCTGTCGTCCTTAAAAAAGTAATTGTCTTTCAATGAAGCCGTCTCGGTCAGGTTCTCCTGCTTGCGAAAGATCTTCTCGGCCACCTTGTTGAGTTCGGTCTCATAGCCGGGCTTGAGGATGTTCTCCAACTCTATTTTCTTGTCGGCCTTTACATCCCAATTGATGTAACGGGTCACGGTGCTGCCATGCGCGCCACCTGCATACATATAGCCATCGTAGGCAAGGGTCACCAGGCTGCTATCCTGGCGCACTACACTCACTTTGCCATCCAACTCAAAGGAAACGCCTTTGCGGTCAGGCTCGTCGCGTTTAAAATCTTTGTAATCTTGCAGGAACTGACCGGTCAGGATCTGCAGGCCCGCCTTGCCCTTTTGAGGATCGAGCAGCATGGCCAGGCGTGTTACTACCGTATCGTTAAGCAGCGGTTGGTTGTCAAATACCGGGTACTTGAATTTTACTGAGGTGCAGTTAGTGTCGGCTTTGCTCTTGCAATCATCGGCCTGGGTATTGATGGCCGTAAATTTATAGGTGAGCGTATCGGTGTATACGTTAGGGGTATCTACTTTGGGCTTGTCTTGAATACAAGAAGCCATACCTGCGCATATACCTGCTAACGTGAAAAGTTTTATTGCTTTCATGGTCGATAATTTTGTACTTGTTCGGTAGTGAGCGATGCGTTCAACCAGCCAGCCTCTAAACCTGCTTCATATTTATGGTAGAAGTTGATGGCCGGCTCGTTCCAATCCAGGACCTGCCAGCTCATGCCGTTAAAGCCAAGCTCACTCGCTTCTTGTACAATGCGATCAAATAATTGTTTGCCAATGCCTTTGCCGCGCCACTCCTCGGTCACGATCAGGTCCTCCAGGTAAAGGCGGCTGCCTTTCCAGGTAGAGTAGCGCACATAGTACAACGCAAAGCCTACGATGTAGCCTTCAACCTCGGCCACGAAGGCCTTCCATACCGGTTTAGCGCCAAAGCCGGCCTCCTCAAAGTGCTGTAGAGATACCGTGACCTCTAACGGCGCACGCTCGTAAACGGCCAGTTCGTTGATCAGTTCCAGCAGGCGGGGACAATCCTCGCGGTGTGCTACTCTTAAATGTGCGCTCATGATCAAATATCCTGAATGTCGGGCATATCGGTCTTACCGGGGCCTTGCAGCTTAACGCCCGAAGGCACCGGGTAAACACGGCCACCAAATATAGTGCTGCCCATGCGTACCATGGTGCTGCCCTGTTCAATAGCTATCTTATAGTCTGAAGACATCCCCATCGACAGGGTATCGAAATTGTCATCCTTGCGGAAGAAGCTTTGGGTGATGCCATCAAAAAAGGTATCCAGTTCGTAGAACTCTTCCTTGATCTGTTTCTCGTTATCGGTATTGGTGGCAATGCCCATCAACCCCCTGATTCGCACGTTATGCAATTGCGCGAATTCTTCGGACCGTAACAGCTCGATCACTTCATCAAAGCCCAATCCGTACTTGGTGTCCTCATCGGCAATGTACACTTGTAACAGGCAATCGATCACGCGGTGGTTCTTGGCGGCCTGCTTGTTGATCTCGAGCAACAGCTTCATGCTATCTACCGATTGTATCATGCTCACAAAAGGAGCGATGTACTTCACCTTATTGGTTTGCAGGTGACCGATCAGGTGCCACTCGATGTCCTTCGGCAGCTGTTCGTACTTCTCCACCATTTCCTGAACCTGATTCTCGCCAAAAATCCGTTGCCCTGCATCATATGCTTCCTGCAGGTCCGTTATGGGTTTGGTCTTTGATACGGCCACTAGCGTAACGTTCACACGGTCGAGTTCGGTTTTAAGGTTGGTTATGTTATCGGTAATGCTCATTTAATGCGTAAATTTGCTCAAGTGTTCCCTATGAGGCTGCTAAATTACAGAATGCGTTCATATAAGAAGTTGTTTTTTTTATTGCCATTGTTTCTGCTCGCCTGCAAAAATAAGAATGAGCCAAAAGGCATTATTTCGCAGGACGATATGGTGGATATACTGGTCGATGTGCACATCATTGATGGCAGCCTGTTCGAGATGCCGCAGCAACCCGATACCTTGTATAAATACAGCATCAATAAGTACCTGAATACATTTAAGAGCCACCGTACCGATAGCGCTACCTTCAGAAGGAGCTACGCATATTATGCCAGGAAGCCCGACGAATTGCTGGCTATCTACGACAAGGTATTACCCATCCTGAAAGGCAAGGTGGACTCTTTAGCCAAGATCCGCGTAAAGGCCGACTCGCTTTTGCGCATCAAACAGAACCAATTGAACGAAAAGTTGGCCAAACGTGCTGCCGATTCGATCGCCCGCGTCAACAAACGCAAGGCCGACTCGTTGAAAGAACTGCAGGGGCAGGGTAGTACCCGTGCCGCCGCACCCAAACAGAAGATGTTATAATGTTATATCCCGATAATAGTGCTGACAAACTGGGCTTTACCGAAGTAAAAGAGCTCATTAAAGCACATTGCCTGAGTGTTATGGGCCAGCAAATGGTCGATAAGATACAGGTGATGAACAATTTTGAACTGATCCAACGCTTTATGGGTCAGGCGCAGGAGTTCAAGAACATCCTGCAAAATGATCAGGCTTTGCCGATCAATCATTTTTACGATATCAAGTCGCTGGCCGGTAAGGTCCGCATCGAGGGTACCTTCCTGTCTGAAGAGGAATTTTTCCAGGTTCATACCTCACTGACAACCGTTTTTGCGGTGATCAGCTACTTTAACGAGCGCGCGGGTCAGTACCCCAATCTTGAGGCGTTGTTCGAGCATTTGCCTATAGAGAAGGCTATCATCAAAAAGATCGATATGGTGCTGGATGCCAAAGGCAAGATACGCCCTAACGCATCGCGCGAGTTGCAGGAGATCACCTCGGGTATCGCTAAAGCTGAGCAAGAGGCACGTCGTAAGATGGACCACATCTTCAAAAGTGCATCATCCAACGGTTGGACGGCCGATGGTACGCTGACCATTCGAGATGGCCGTTTGTGTATTCCGCTGCTGGCCGAGAACAAGCGCAAATTAAAAGGTTTCATCCACGATGAATCGGCCACCGGGCAAACCGTTTACATGGAGCCAGAGGAGGTATTCAGCCTCAATAATCAGATCCGTGACCTGGAATTTGAGCGCCGCCGCGAGATCGTGAAGATACTTACCCAACTAACCGACGAACTGCGCCCGTACGTGCCGTTGCTACTGGCCTATCATGGCCTCCTAACCAAGCTCGACCTCGTGCGTGCTAAAGCGCTTTTTGCTATCGATATCGAGGGAGAGATGCCAGCATTGGTGAACGAGCCGCGTTTACGGCTGATCAATGCCCGTCATCCTTTGCTGTTCCTGAGCTTTAAAAAGGAGCAGCGTACGGTGGTGCCGCTTAATGTACATATCGATGAAGGCGTACGCATCATCACGGTATCAGGCCCCAACGCGGGTGGTAAATCGGTTTGTATGAAGACCGTTGGCCTGCTGCAAATGATGGCCCAGGCGGGGTTGCTGATCCCGGCCGATGGTAGCAGTACAATGGGGGTGTTCAGGCAAATGTTCGTTGATATAGGTGATGACCAATCTATCGAGAGCGACCTGAGTACCTACAGTGCCCACCTGAGCAAAATGAAGCACTTTGTAGAAATGGCCAACGCCAAGACCATGATCCTGATCGATGAGTTTGGTACCGGTACCGATCCGCAATTTGGCGGACCGATAGCCGAGGCCGTGCTCGAATCATTGAACAACAAAAAGGTGCGCGGTATGGTGACCACTCACTACAGCAACCTCAAAATATTCTCGAGTAATGCCGAAGGTATAGAGAATGCATCGATGCTGTTCGATAATACACAGATGCGGCCGCTTTATCAATTGGAGGTGGGCAAGCCGGGCAGCTCTTATGCGTTCGAGATCGCGCAAAAGATCGGTTTACCGCAGCCTGTGCTCAGCCTGGCCCGCAATAAGATCGGCGATAACCAAAAAAAGGTGGATACCTTACTGGTGGATCTGGAGCGCGAAAAGAAAGAGATATACGACACTAAGGTACAGCTTAACCGCCAGCAAAAGCGCGTGAACGACCTGCTGGCCGAGAACGAAAAGCTGAAAAGCTACCTGGAAGAGAACCAGAAGGCTCTGATCCGTGATGCTAAGCAGCAGGCTAAAGAGATCATTAGCAATGCCAATAAGTTGGTGGAAAATACCATTAGCGAGATCAAGAGCAGCCAGGCCGATAAGGAACGCACCCGCGAACTGCGCGCCAACCTGGACCGCGAGCTGCAAAAGAACACCGTTAAACAAGCACCCGCAGCTGCGAAGCCTGCCGCCGACGAAGAGA
This window harbors:
- a CDS encoding YggS family pyridoxal phosphate-dependent enzyme encodes the protein MSITDNITNLKTELDRVNVTLVAVSKTKPITDLQEAYDAGQRIFGENQVQEMVEKYEQLPKDIEWHLIGHLQTNKVKYIAPFVSMIQSVDSMKLLLEINKQAAKNHRVIDCLLQVYIADEDTKYGLGFDEVIELLRSEEFAQLHNVRIRGLMGIATNTDNEKQIKEEFYELDTFFDGITQSFFRKDDNFDTLSMGMSSDYKIAIEQGSTMVRMGSTIFGGRVYPVPSGVKLQGPGKTDMPDIQDI
- a CDS encoding endonuclease MutS2, whose amino-acid sequence is MLYPDNSADKLGFTEVKELIKAHCLSVMGQQMVDKIQVMNNFELIQRFMGQAQEFKNILQNDQALPINHFYDIKSLAGKVRIEGTFLSEEEFFQVHTSLTTVFAVISYFNERAGQYPNLEALFEHLPIEKAIIKKIDMVLDAKGKIRPNASRELQEITSGIAKAEQEARRKMDHIFKSASSNGWTADGTLTIRDGRLCIPLLAENKRKLKGFIHDESATGQTVYMEPEEVFSLNNQIRDLEFERRREIVKILTQLTDELRPYVPLLLAYHGLLTKLDLVRAKALFAIDIEGEMPALVNEPRLRLINARHPLLFLSFKKEQRTVVPLNVHIDEGVRIITVSGPNAGGKSVCMKTVGLLQMMAQAGLLIPADGSSTMGVFRQMFVDIGDDQSIESDLSTYSAHLSKMKHFVEMANAKTMILIDEFGTGTDPQFGGPIAEAVLESLNNKKVRGMVTTHYSNLKIFSSNAEGIENASMLFDNTQMRPLYQLEVGKPGSSYAFEIAQKIGLPQPVLSLARNKIGDNQKKVDTLLVDLEREKKEIYDTKVQLNRQQKRVNDLLAENEKLKSYLEENQKALIRDAKQQAKEIISNANKLVENTISEIKSSQADKERTRELRANLDRELQKNTVKQAPAAAKPAADEEIKVGDWVKLTDSETTGQVMEIAKDNLIIAIGDLRTVTKRKRVQKVSRKEVPKEIRRAGTSASSSSDVANFSPEIDVRGMRGEDAIHSIEKLLDRAIMMSFGSLKIIHGKGDGILRKLIRGYLKKYNEVSHMEDEHADRGGDGITYVYLK
- a CDS encoding aspartate kinase; amino-acid sequence: MLVFKFGGASVKDAAGVANLAAIVKRYQDEQLLIVVSAMGKTTNALEELAKAYFDQADNVHELYDGIKNYHYQIVHELFGDQHPVFDEINNTFVEIDWMLEDEPVDTYDFIYDQLVSVGELLSTRIVNAYLAHTGITSRWLDVRGYIHTDNTYREGVVDWDKTCISIQSELPAMLSKSIVVTQGFLGGTSENFTTTLGREGSDYTASIFAACLNATSLTTWKDVPGILNADPKLFNDTVKFDRLSYTEAIEMTYYGATVIHPKTIKPLQNAGIPLLVRSFNEPDAPGTVISESGPDAFEKPIIIIKPRQVLLSVSAKDHSFITEHQLSAVYQLFANNQIKVSVMQTSALSLSVCFDLVPERFERLLTDLRANFNVKYNDDLSLITLRHYKAEELQQLAQGKQILLEQLSRNTAQLVVKA
- a CDS encoding DUF3298 and DUF4163 domain-containing protein; its protein translation is MKAIKLFTLAGICAGMASCIQDKPKVDTPNVYTDTLTYKFTAINTQADDCKSKADTNCTSVKFKYPVFDNQPLLNDTVVTRLAMLLDPQKGKAGLQILTGQFLQDYKDFKRDEPDRKGVSFELDGKVSVVRQDSSLVTLAYDGYMYAGGAHGSTVTRYINWDVKADKKIELENILKPGYETELNKVAEKIFRKQENLTETASLKDNYFFKDDRFALNKNFLITPLGLTFLYNQYEIKPYAAGQTTVDVPYAQIKTLIQPGTVTARYTK
- a CDS encoding DUF4296 domain-containing protein, which gives rise to MRSYKKLFFLLPLFLLACKNKNEPKGIISQDDMVDILVDVHIIDGSLFEMPQQPDTLYKYSINKYLNTFKSHRTDSATFRRSYAYYARKPDELLAIYDKVLPILKGKVDSLAKIRVKADSLLRIKQNQLNEKLAKRAADSIARVNKRKADSLKELQGQGSTRAAAPKQKML
- a CDS encoding GNAT family N-acetyltransferase, which encodes MSAHLRVAHREDCPRLLELINELAVYERAPLEVTVSLQHFEEAGFGAKPVWKAFVAEVEGYIVGFALYYVRYSTWKGSRLYLEDLIVTEEWRGKGIGKQLFDRIVQEASELGFNGMSWQVLDWNEPAINFYHKYEAGLEAGWLNASLTTEQVQNYRP
- a CDS encoding tetratricopeptide repeat-containing sensor histidine kinase — protein: MALPVNQGGGADTLNTLNITDYEKLVKQYRYYKPDSAIYFANMGIDHARRMHDGKGIAMMLNQLGMIDDNRGDFDASQPKYMEALSIYKRIGDAKGQAAVIIRLGVVELRKGNYDKAIAYFLQSLKVSERSNNTAGRMEAYLTVAEGYIGQKKFDVALKYLTIAEKINNTIPFSNLSLNIYNNFGVVYRELGLNDKAKAYLQKGIARSDEPQYQGLNITLINNLAKVYNKEGNKARSIELQRSALAKARKIQNYLRELQTLTGLADTYGAANSKEALFYFNEALQLVREKGARKQQLEILGRMSELYKHDRNFEVALKLKEEQNALADSFFYKAMSKQVVSLQAEYQLYRSRAKVRELKQQNSSQIWQRNFYIGLSGASVFTIFVIAFYFFRTRKLNKLLNVANTDLIESNLVKDKLFSVLAHDLRAPFASVIDLMYLLEDDDVEPEERKALMKKLTTASNVTLETLNMLLKWGEMQIKGVKLNTMIFQPKPAVARVLGLIASNAEKKHVRVKDLVDPTHTIMVDSNHFEFVARNLLSNALKFTPSGGSIQISSRVNEVSGEVIFSVKDSGVGIKAERLARIFDIGNASTKGTNNETGTSLGLVICKEFIELNKGRIWVESIIKQGSTFHFSLPLFKVTTPTPPIIIPTERTTGEAHT